The segment CTAAAAATGAAAAACCCAAAACCCACCATCATCATTCAACGGGAAGCACCTGTTGGGCAATCCCTCGCTGAATCTTCAGAACATTCTGCTTGGCCTGCAACTCCTTAAACTTCAAATCCAACGACACGAACACTTCCTGATTCCTATACTGGCGAATCAAAGGAATCCCCTTAAAGGACAAGGATTCAACCACTTGCTCCACCACTTCCTCAGCAACACCCAATCGCCTGGCAATATGACGAATCGTCAATGGCTCATCATGCAAGTACAACACTAAAAACACTTCTTCCTCTCGCTTCGTCAAACGCTCAGCACTACAAACGCCACGGGACGACCCCTGCTCAAGACGATCCACCCGCTCAGCCAGCTTAGCAAGCTTCTCTTCAAGCGCGATAAGAAAAGAATAGCAACACTGAATCTCATCGGTATTCTTATTAATACCTTCCAAATGATCCATAACCTGCTCTCCCAACGCAGCAACGCTCTTCTCAACATTGGAGAGGCGCAGCAAAACATCCCTCTCCTGCCCGTTGAGAACGCGTCGTGAAGAACCCTCTCCTAGACCAGGTATGCTTGCACGAATACCACATCACCCCCGAGCAGATGTGGAACCACACTCTTTAAATAAATTATGGTAACTCAACGTATAGCTTGCCAGTGAGGAAAACATCACCATGACTGATACGAAGAGAAACAAGCAAACAGCACAACGACCAACCCAGCAGCCAATCCGCCATCCTTCAACGCCACGCAGCCAAGCAGCGCTCTCCTACCTCCTCTCCCACATCCCCTCCTTTGACCACCCAAGGACGGATCTAGAACAGCACCCCACGCCGCCAAGCATCGCAGCAGAACTCCTCTGGCACGCCCACATGCGAGGCCTCCTCCGTTCTGCAACAGTCATTGATCTAGGATGCGGAACCGGCATATTTGGCATCGGAGCCGCGCTCCTCGGAGCAGCAAGGGTGCATTTCGTTGACATTGACCCAGGCGCGCTTTCCAAAGCACAAGAAGCAGCAGCCAACCTCTCCGCCGCAATCCCCCCATCAACCCGCCTCACGTTCTTCCAAGGCGATGTCCAAACCTTCCAAGAACAAGGCGACATACTCTTCCAAAACCCTCCTTTCGGAACAAAACGCCGCCACGCGGACACCCACTTCCTTGAAGCCGCGGCAAGACTCGCACCCAGACTATACACCCTCCATCTCGCCTCTACGCAACGATTCGTCCAAACAAAACTGGCAACCCTTGGCTATCACGTAACAGAAACGTTCACCTTCACCATACCACTCAAAAACACCCACGCCCACCACGCCAAACCAAAACACCTTGTTCAGGTGACTTGCTTTGCAGCCGAAAAAACCAAGCAAGACGGATCGCAAGACGCTCGCCGGCCTTAACAAACAAGCCCCAAACCAATAAAAAAGCTTATAAAAGAACGCATGCTCACTCCGGAAAATGGAAATCCACGTAAAAGAAGACAGCAAAAAACGGGCGGTATTCTCTGTTCGCGGCGCGGACCATACCACGTGCAACATTCTAAAAGTTGCGCTGCAAAAAGAAAAAGGCGTTACCATTGCAACCTACTCCGTCAAGCACCCGCTCGTCGACGACCCGCTCTTCATTATTGAAACGAACGGAACGGTCTCGCCCAAACAAGCCATCCATAAAGCCGTCGCGTCCATCATTGCAGAAAACAAAAAAACCGACGCGGAATTCAAGAAGGCAAGCTAAAGGCCAGAGCCGAACAAAGCCACGCCAGAACCAACAAAAAAACCTAACAGCAAACGCTTTCGCACAAGAACCCCTTCTCTCGTGCAGGCGCCGCACAAGGAGTGGTTTTTAAGGAAAACTTAAAAAATCCAACGAGTTTCTCCAACACGATGACGCCGGAAGAACAACAACACCTCCTCGAATTTGCGAGGAAGGCAATTGAAAGCAAATTCCAAAAAAAAGACCTTTCTTTTGCTGATGTGCAGCAGTTTAATGAACCGCTCGGCTGCTTTGTC is part of the Candidatus Woesearchaeota archaeon genome and harbors:
- a CDS encoding methyltransferase domain-containing protein, whose protein sequence is MTDTKRNKQTAQRPTQQPIRHPSTPRSQAALSYLLSHIPSFDHPRTDLEQHPTPPSIAAELLWHAHMRGLLRSATVIDLGCGTGIFGIGAALLGAARVHFVDIDPGALSKAQEAAANLSAAIPPSTRLTFFQGDVQTFQEQGDILFQNPPFGTKRRHADTHFLEAAARLAPRLYTLHLASTQRFVQTKLATLGYHVTETFTFTIPLKNTHAHHAKPKHLVQVTCFAAEKTKQDGSQDARRP
- a CDS encoding DNA-directed RNA polymerase subunit L; amino-acid sequence: MEIHVKEDSKKRAVFSVRGADHTTCNILKVALQKEKGVTIATYSVKHPLVDDPLFIIETNGTVSPKQAIHKAVASIIAENKKTDAEFKKAS